TGGTGCCACAATATCATctagaccttttttttttattgtcacaTACATTTAACAGCTATCCGTTAATTTTTTCAATGGCCTCATCTACATCATTCATGTGTTCCTTCAGCTTTTCCCACTGACTTATCTGCAGCATGATACCTTACAAAATAATGACATTATCAGAACGTCAGAAGAGGAATAACTAAACATACTGAACTAAGAAAAAGATCTGCcacaaaacaaataattattaatttacaCTTTTTCACCATTACTTTTATACTTCTTTCAGCAAGTTGCATGATGGCTTTTTTGTCTCTTTTCCACATATACATAGTTTTGCTACTTTTTTCCCTTgaacaaataataattttctTACACTATCATTTCATTTCCATTCAGACAGCCGAATGGTGATAATTGAATTTTGTATTGGAATTTGTTCTTTCCCAACATAGTTCAGCACTTCAAGCTAAATTTCtgcttgatttctttatgaTGAATTTTCAAATAAAACTTGATTGAAACACTGCTCTCTTTGCTACCGTGGTCAAGTCATACTCACCCTTTTTACCAGGCTTCAACTCTCCATCATTCTCGTAGAACTCTCTGATGTCTACGTACACTTTTCCTTTAAACTCTCGCACACTTATTTTGCGTTTATCTGCAATCTGAAACCAAGACGAAGACAAACAGATTATAGTAATACTGCTGCTTAGAAGATATTTCCTTCTTTCAATATCATTACTATTGAATTGTGTTACCATACTATAGCTCTATCATGTCACTCAAAGGATGTAGAACCTCTTATTTATATCATGGTCCACCATACTTGTGTTTTAATACACAGTTATTTATATTGATATTCATAGAATTTAAGAAATCTAAACAATCTGAATTCAGCACCAAGTACTTAAAACATAAAAGCATGTTTGCTGGATATCAAGAAAAATGATGACAAAATGATGAATGAAATCAAAGAGGCTTTAAGATGAGGTAACTTGGTTCTCATAAGATATGAGCAATAAGGTAACATTGTAATACAGTtcccctacccctacccccaCAGTCTGTGTCCTACAGGGGTACTAGAAACTGGCAACCGTATGTGGCTTGTCAATCTGTAACTTAGCTGAGAAGTTAAATAATATAGTTTGTTATTTGGCCTACTGGAAAGGAAAAGTCATCTTCGTCTTTGGAAGAACTGGCCTTGGATGATTTCTCTGCTGGCGTCTTTCTCTTTTTAGGTTTAACCTATGGGCGGAGAACCAACAAAGCAGCGTGACTATTTCATAACCGTCAAAATGGATTGCGCCAAATAATTTATGGTTAATAAATTGACTACTTCCTAAAAAAGTAAGAGTTTAGTTACTCGCCTCCTCTTCTTCGGACTCCTCGCTGCTGTCCGATACAGTTGCTTTCGACTTCACTCTCTTCGACATCTTTTGAACAGAAACGCAAACTTTCCGTGCGATCTTACAACAAGTACCAAATAGGGCTTGGTAGCCACCCAAGCCTCAAGCCCAGGAGATCACGAAAGGGCAAGAACGTCAGTAGCTCCCACATGAGGCACTAATGTACTACACCGTAATTATATGGAGCGGTTTCGGAGAAAAGATAAAAGCATGCTTATGAAAAGACTTCTGACAGAGCTCATCCATAGGTGGGATAGGG
The sequence above is a segment of the Montipora foliosa isolate CH-2021 chromosome 2, ASM3666993v2, whole genome shotgun sequence genome. Coding sequences within it:
- the LOC137988747 gene encoding activated RNA polymerase II transcriptional coactivator p15-like; the protein is MSKRVKSKATVSDSSEESEEEEVKPKKRKTPAEKSSKASSSKDEDDFSFPIADKRKISVREFKGKVYVDIREFYENDGELKPGKKGIMLQISQWEKLKEHMNDVDEAIEKING